The DNA sequence GACCTGGCTGCAACCAATTCTGCAATTCTCAAGTGCAGCTCTTGTTGCTGGATCAGATGTCCTAGCTTGAAGCTGCTCTATGAACTGATAGGTATTGGACGCATTTCTCAAAACTTGGTCATTTGCTATCAAGGTTAGGCCAACATCATCTACTGGACCTCTCAGATTTTCACTAAAGGTTCTATTGCAAAATCCATAATCCTCCATTTGACGGCATACTCGATCAATCCGTTGCTGCGTTGCAGGGTCACCCAAGACAGGACGAACAatgaagaacacgaagaacacgaagaacatgaagaacaaggCTAGCCGTTGCGAAGAACACGCCGATAACACCATGATTCCGTTGCTGCTAATGTTGGAAGCAAGGTAAGAGTTACTTCTTTTGGTTCATGATATCATTTTAAATAGCCCAAATTGAAGTATGATAAGAAGatatacatgaatgaattggTTGTTTATTAGGTAGAATGGGTGAGGCAAATCTGATATGAATACCATAGAGGGGTATTTCAATTCCTTCCTTAAATGTTATAATACCCTTTTCTAAACTTTCTTGATTGGCTTTTCATTTCCATATATTCCCAAATTTTTACAACTTTATCTATCCAACCACGGATGAATTGCATGTACTCGAAggagcaattacaagaagtaAGATACCAAgtttagacgaacacgactctccacaagtgtatgatattgtccactttgagcataagttctcacggctttgctttgagcttcccaaaaggcctcgtaccaatggagagagtattctttagttataaactcatgatcattccctaaattaaccgacgtgggactttgaTCATCCAACACCAGAATATTTAAGtatcaaaataagaaaagaatggAGTGACAATAAATATCGTttgacattggaaagtgatttgAAGACTTTTTATCTTTCGTAGTGTatgtcttattttcttctatttttatttaatagttttaattgGTACTTGGTAGTTGAACTACAGTTATGTTTGGATTATCTTTTtgaaggcatgtaatattaagtttaaaatCATTGTTGAATACAAAATCTGTGTTTTCTTGAAACCTTTTTGGTCTTGTTTTAGGTGTTTTAGGTgttttaggtttgatgttaaACTGATTCATTggattagttttgatcaagttAATTCTAGAGTGAGTCGTCTTAGTATCTCAGAGTGACCATCCTAGATTTCAAGTTTGATCTAAGAGTTATTCATCTTTCTAACTAGCTCTGGGTTGGAATCATCTGTTAAATTAGATTTACTTGTAAAAGTTTGCAAGGATCCTTAAGGATAGATCATTGTTTTGATTTCATGGTAATACTCTACCCAACGGTCAAAACTATTCTTCTGCTCGGGATCACTTGTATTCTTACCTAGTTTGGAGAAGGAATCTAGGTTTTGATCGGCTTGCTTCATCGTTAGATTAATGGATATAAGCGAGAGTTCGGGGAGGTCAGCCGAGATAGTATGGGAATCGTTGGTGAGGATTTTCTGGTAGTGCGACGGGTTCGAGGTTGTAGAGCAAATGGTGACCAGATTTTCATGGAGGATTGCATAAAGCCTGCCAAAAGAATAGTAGGGATGAAGGAGGTGAGATTTTGAGAGCAACCCATTGTTGGTTTTGGCTGTGGCTTCCTTTGGAACTAAGAAGCTGCATAAAAAATGAGCTCGGAAGACGAAGTTATTTCAAAAGACGTTGAATTGGTAAATAACCGAACTCTTAAGACCTTCTTCAATCCTAGGATGTGATGAGTCGACATCGAGCTGCCAAACAAATCCGTCGATATGAGCTCTTGAGTATTATCAACCTGTTATCCTTGGCGTACCTTTGACCTGTTGAGCAAGAGTCCTTCCGCACGAAACTCTCGAATTACTATGGTTAACTTTCGTCTCTATTCGACTAGTCGGTCTCACAATCAGGCAGGCTTATACCATTATGCTCACGAGCAGAACTTAGCTTGAGCTTACTTTCATACATCTCCGTTACGCTTTAGGAGACATCTGATACTTGgttgtttggatttttcttgGAAAACAACCAAGTGAGGTTACATGTGAGGAAAGTACCAAAAGGCTAAGAGGGATGACTCTTTTCTCCCAATGAAACAAGTAATTCATGGTTTTGTTTAGGTAATTTGTTGGGCGGAGATGACTTTCACGTTGCCATCGTGCCTTCCGTTTAACTCTCCGTCCCTacgaaattttctattaaattttttaaaaaggtttcCTTGTAaagagtgttttttttttttcttttcatttttttagcttaGTTCGAACAAAATTACGTCCGTTAAAAAATCTTCATTTAAATGGATAATTTTCTATGAAAATCCCGATCTTGATCTCCTACGTTTAGCtaacatgaaaatgaaattctctTCACTCTCTATTTCATCATTTCTCCATCCGTTCGAGCGTGTTCTTCGTTCTTaaccttataaataatatgtgATAACAACAAAACGTAGATGTTGTCTCTCACGTATATACTTGCAGCTAGTGATGGACTTTAGTTGCAATCTAATATAATCTTCTCTCAAAGAAAGGACCACATAACCTCCACTCGAATAGTCGTACTTCTGTTCGCACATGGAATGCCCCAGATCCacggctagtagatattgtcctctttgggctttccctttcggacttcccctcaaggctttaaaaacGTCTCAGATCCAcgactagcagatattgttctctttgggctttccctttcgggcttcccctcaaggctttaaaacgcgccaTGTAACGTCCCAGATCCACGACTAcgagatattgttctctttgggctttctctttcgtttccacacccttataaatggtggtttgttctcctccccaaccaatgtgggacatcaaatcctcctccctaaccaatgtgggacatcacaatcctcctccctaaccaatgtgggacatcacaatcctcCTCCCTTTGGgatcagcgtcctcgctggcactctttccttcctccaatggatgtgggaccgcccccaaatctaccccctttgaggcccagtgtccttactggcacaccgcctcgtgtctacccccttcggggaagagcgagaaggctgacacatcgtccggtgtctggctctgataccattgtaacgccccagatccaccgctagcagatattgtcctatttgggctttctctttcggacttcccctcaaggctttaaaacgcgtctactaggggaaggtttgttctcctccccaaccaatgtgggacatcaaaGCACGTCTCCAACCTCAATGAGAGTCGTACTCTTATCCAGGGTAGCTTTCTTCTTTGGAGCACGCCATCTCTCCATTAGAGCTCAATCACAAATCATTATGACCACATCATCGAGGTTTGCCCACTTGTCTTTGTTACTCGAGATTGTGCACAGACATGGAAACCTTTGGGGCACGAGGATAATGAATATCTTCATAcctccacaataatatgatattgtccactttaaacataaatcctcatgttttttttttgtttgtttcaccCAAAATTTCTCATACCATTGATACCTGAacaaatgataattaataccATTAATACagctttctttattttctctgTAATTGTGTCTCTAGCCAATATAAACATAGCTCAACCGTCAAATAATTATACTTGACAATTTTATTACGagcatttttctttatttttttaaggattGAAATtggatatatttatatttaaggataatagattttattttatattattcaaCGATTGTAGATTTCAAACATCAAAACCTTTGTAGTCGAGTAATAATTCAACGGTTGCCGAACATCAATATGTAGGATCCCGGGATCCAAACCTTTAACCTCATGACCAAGCATATATATCGAACAacgaaattttaatttagtaaaaaataataataataatcgtAACGttaattgaaagtttatttcaacaaaaatttaaaaaaatatatattttttgagaaaaaatctaAAGGCTAAAACTTGAGTGAATTTTCATGGTTAAAGCACACttgaaatggaaagaaatctAAAGATTATCTTGAAATGAATTGTTGCCCGAAGAACAAGGTTCATagatttgttaaaaatatcaaaaattaaaaataaaaaaaatgttctaaTTCAAGAAATAAAGACCCACCACGAAAATCCACGATCTACACAACTTCACCTCCATTTTTCTCGTTAATTTCATCTCTATAAAACGAGCCGTCCTTCACTTTTCCTCGAACCATTCGATTTCTTCCCGAATTTCAGAtaccattcttcttcttcaaccaatCCCAACTCCCCTTTCAATTCGATTCCGTAGTTCGCCGCAGAAATCGAAGATAATCGCCACTGTTATGCGTAAAGCTCTTGAATCTTATTCATATTCCACGATTTGATTTCTTATTGTTATGAACATGATTGCTTTGATTGATAATTCGTCGATGAAGGCTTCTTGTAGGCTTCTAATTAGCTGTAGAAATTCTAGGGTTTTTGGATTCTCACCTGCAAAAGCCCTAAATACTTCGCCTCATAATTCTTGTTTGAACTTTTGCTTCAAATTTCATTCTATTAGGCAATATAGTTCTTACCCTTTTCATTTCTCGAGGTCTCAACGGATTCTAGATGGAACCCAGAATTCTTCTGTGGTTAGCTTAAGTTATGGCCAATCTAGGGTAATTATGAGGTCTTATAGCTATAGTATACTCCCTAAACCCAAAAGGGGTTTGTCTATAATTGCTAGAATTGCGTCGAATGTTCGTGATTTTTCGAGGTCGATTGAGAAACATGTGAATGACAATAACTTTGAGAAGATATATGTTCAGGGTGGTTTGAATGTGAAGCCTCTGGTTGTTGAAAAGATTGATAAGGATGAGAATATTGTAGGAGAGGAAGATTCTAGGATAGAAATTGTTAGTGAAGATGTAAATGAGGAGAACTTAGAGGGTTTGAACAACGCTAAGGTCGTTAGTTCGACAAGAGAGAAGTCTGATATTGAGAAAGAGGCTTGGAGGTTGCTACGTGACGTTGTCGTGTCGTATTGTGGAAGTCCGGTTGGGACCATGGCTGCAAATGATCCGGCCGATAAGCAACCATTGAATTATGATCAGGTCTTCATTCGAGACTTTGTTCCCTCTGCTCTCGCGTTCTTGCTGAATAATGAAGGGGAGATTGTGAAGAACTTTCTCCTTCATACCTTACAGTTACAGGTACCgtttttcatgttctttatCGGTTGTGTTATACATTTCGTTTTCTTAatgtttatattatgttttttgtCCCTACAATTTCTAGTACTTTACACAATGTCAATCGCTCTGTTTGGGCATGTATGATATGGAATTCCATGGACCCTTGAACCAACACTAAGCGACGGGTTGTCTATTATGTTCAATGGTCGGTCATAATGAACCCTGGTGCAATCATGTTCATCCATAACGAGATAATGACCTAAGAAAGggaatccaaaagaaaaattaaaggttaCTCAGGTTGCGAATTAGGAATGGATATCAAGTAACCGATGGACCGTTGCGTTGGTGAAGAAAAAAGGTAGCGTAACACGAAAACGAAGTCCCTATAGAAGGTAAAAAGAACCTATAGAAGTGGGATTTAGACCGTTGTGTTGTTGAAGCCTTTCGGAGCGTTTCCACCTGCATAAGTGTAAGTACGAGAAGGGTCatgataatatttgaaaacgTACAAGTTTAGTGAGATAATTTTCTTGGCATTTGGCAGTCAGTGAGCCTTTTGATTCTGGTTCCTTCGGTTTTATGGCTCGATTGGTTTCAAAggatttatgtttattttgggTTGCTTTTATTTTCCGAAAGGGCACACGAAGATCGGACATCGGAGTATTAACAAATATAggtcaattttcaaaataaagagCACATATTGTAAGCCACTTTGGATCAAGGAATCCGAGAATATTCGAAAGCTAGCCCATCATATGGTTAGATCGTTTCGAGTCTGAAAGATTATAGGCTTCTCATGGTGTTCTATTTTCAAGCCTTTTGCTGACTTTCTTAATTGaggacttttctttttccagaGCTGGGAGAAAACAGTAGATTGTTACAGTCCAGGACAGGGCTTGATGCCTGCAAGCTTCAAAGTCCGAACCGTTCCCCTTGATGGCgataattttgaagaagtttTGGATCCAGATTTCGGTGAATCAGCCATAGGCCGTGTGGCACCAGTCGATTCAGGTAACATGATAACGTCATTCGTTTCTGTTTTTCTCATTCATGAAGCCAAACATTTCTCCTTTTGAGTGAGTACCCTGTTTAGAAACATTTGATCTTCATCGTCGTCGTTTGCTCTTCTTTGGTAGGATTATGGTGGATCATCCTTTTACGGGCGTACGGAAAAATCACCGGGGACTATGCTCTACAAGAAAGGGTGGATGTCCAAACTGGCTTGAAAATGATACTTAACCTCTGTCTAACAGATGGGTTCGACATGTTCCCTTCGCTGTTGGTCACTGATGGTTCCTGCATGATCGATCGTCGAATGGGCATTCATGGCCATCCCCTTGAAATACAAGTGAGTTCGAGTGCAAAACATGAGCTTGCATCCTGCATTTAAGTTCATCACCTGCATCTGTAACAAGCTTGATTCTGCAGGCCTTGTTTTATTCAGCTTTAAGGTGTTCTCGCGAAATGCTCACCGTGAATGACGGGTCGAAGAACTTGGTGAGGGCCATTAACAATCGACTAAGTGCTCTATCGTTCCATATCAGAGAATATTATTGGGTCGATATGAAGAAGATCAACGAGATCTATCGTTATAAGACCGAAGAATACTCCATGGATGCTACTAACAAATTCAACATCTATCCCGAACAAATTCCTCAGTGGCTAATGGACTGGGTACCAGAGGAAGGAGGTTATTTCATTGGCAATCTCCAACCAGCTCATATGGATTTTCGGTTTTTTACACTCGGAAATCTTTGGTCCATCGTTTCGTCTTTGGGTACACCGAAACAAAATGAAGCTATTCTAAATCTCATTGATGCTAAATGGAGTGATCTTGTGGGTCATATGCCTCTTAAGATATGTTACCCTGCTTTGGAGTACGAGGAATGGCGCATAATCACCGGCAGTGACCCGAAAAACACGTAAGTTATATGCGTATCTGCATAGAGTATCTACTTACTTGATTGCCATACAATACTCAACTCTTTTTGGATCTTTTTCAGCCCGTGGTCATACCATAATGGAGGATCGTGGCCAACACTTCTTTGGCAGGTAATGTAAAACCGATAGGTCTTTGTGTAATCTTAAGCGACAAAACTGATCATATATAACGATTTTAAGTCGACATCTATTGCAGTTCACACTCGCATGCATCAAGATGGGCAGACTCGAAATGGCCAAGAAAGCAGTGGCTGTGGCTGAGAAGAGAATTGCAGTCGACCGCTGGCCTGAATATTACGACACCCGAACAGGAAAGTTCATCGGAAAGCAATCCCGACTCTATCAAACATGGACAATTGCTGGTTTCCTGACATCAAAAATGCTGGTTGAGAATCCAGAGCTCGCATCATCTTTGTTCTGGGAGGAGGATTACGAGCTTCTTGAGATATGCGTTTGCGCACTTAGCAAGTCGGGTAGGAAGAAATGCTCTCGCGGTGCTGCTCGGTCACAGATCCTTGTCTAAGGTAACCTCATTCTTTCAAGAACGAGATCGTCTTCGATTAATATACTGTACAGCTATAGGTTAGAGCAAATGATTATAAGAGTTAGTTCAAAGTTCTAAAGGATTGCAGAAACTTGAAAGCTTGCCTGTTTTGCAAGCTGATTCTGTCAGCCAATCAATCATATAGATTTATTTTAGAACTGAGACAACCTGAATATTGATCTGTGGGTTCTCTCTGAACATCTTCCTGTACATTATTTCACATAATATATTCCCGGTTTGTTGACATCCCCCGCTTCGTTTTACACGGTTATGACACGTAAATTTCTTACCGTGTTTCTGAACATCAAAAACTTCCGAAGGAGTCTCCCCTGAAGCTTGCTTTACTTGTATTCCACCTCTTTGTTGtgttcttattcttctcttcCACATTCTTGAGTTCTTCAACCTCGAAAAGCCAACACGGGAAGTTCTCAACAGCCCGGTCAGAGACTTGAAACGTGATTTCTCCGGTGGGTGGGTCATGAACTTAGACTTCGCAGACGGAGAGCCAACCAAGAGCTCCTTGGCCTCGACTCTTGTAAGCTTCTTAACCCAGTTTTTCTCCACATAGGAGTAACCTGTGAGATCCCGATTGGAgcggggaacgaagcatttcttataagagtgtagaaacatcTCCTAAGTAGATGCATttcaaaaccgtgaggttAACGGCAGTATGTAATGaaccaaagcgaacaatatctgctagcaatggacTTGGATTGTTACGTAACTAGGCTCTAATTGTCTTCAAACTTGGAATGCAGCTCGACCTAATTGTCTTCAAACTTGGAATGCAGCTCGACCGTagcataaaatattttattttagggaTTTTGAAGTGATAAATGTTTGATAGAAATGAACAAATTGAGTAGGTGAGAAGTAGCAATGGGCATTACTTTGGATATCAAGTTCAGAAGATGGGCTTGAAAGTCATAACCAAATACAATCCATGAGAACATTATTACATTATGTATGAACATTATTTCAAACTATTTCTGCTTGCTTCTTATAAATATCCAATgcaaaatttaatgaaatgaatGTACCTAACCCAACCAGCAGCGACCTCCAACCTACCTGTCCATGACCATGTGAATGGAATTAATGTATAAagatggttaaaaaaaaaaaaaaaaaaaaaaaaggNNNNNNNNNNNNNNNNNNNNNNNNNNNNNNNNNNNNNNNNNNNNNNNNNNNNNNNNNNNNNNNNNNNNNNNNNNNNNNNNNNNNNNNNNNNNNNNNNNNNNNNNNNNNNNNNNNNNNNNNNNNNNNNNNNNNNNNNNNNNNNNNNNNNNNNNNNNNNNNNNNNNNNNNNaaaaaaaaaaaaaaaaaaaacggctAGTTGTAGAAGTGATTGATAATATAGTCGTTGTGGAAGACAATGAAAGGGATCCCGAGCGATGCTTGAGTCGAGCCAGATGCTTGTATCGAGGTGGAAATGAAATGGCAGGTATACGAGTGATGTGCAAATTATGGGCTCGTGTGGATGATGTCCTAAGATGATGAGTCTCTTCAGCCACTTTCGGAAGCATGCTCGGTGAGTTTTACTATCTTTCGACAATGGAACTCTTGCAATCTTCACATCTCAATGTCGATACTTGAGCAATGTCATCCATTCAATAGCAATGACAACGATCGTGATATGAACCATGACCAAAGGATTTcgatacctcaaggtccaattacaaggacgagagccaagaagctacaacaaaccttgtacacttgtattcaagctatggtgagctcatcaaagaaaattctagaagacgttggagacctcccttatatgttgtgTAAAGTTgaacttcaagaaagagatgcattaaatgcaactAATGCATCTctgtcttgaagctcaacttttgcagaacatataagggaggtctccaacgtcttctagaatttttttttatgagttcATCATaacttgaatataagtgtacaaggtttgttgtagcttcttggctctcgttcttgtaattggaccttgaggtatggaaatttcttggtcgtggttcatattaGATCGTGTTTCCTAAATTGGAAAAAGATCCACACACATCATCTCACCATCATCCGAGCACACCCCACATTTGCACATCACTAACACCAAGCTATAATCCCGACCTATTCAACCCTGACTCGAATATTGCTTCggatatcatatcatatcatatcattgccTTGCATTCCACCATATTATTTAACACTCAAAACATTTCTACTCCGTTTTGATAAtcacatttgtttttttaatataaaaaaccAACCAGTTATTAAATGAGACTTCGACCTAAAGAACTGAATAAACACTAACCCGAT is a window from the Cucurbita pepo subsp. pepo cultivar mu-cu-16 chromosome LG07, ASM280686v2, whole genome shotgun sequence genome containing:
- the LOC111798394 gene encoding uncharacterized protein LOC111798394 — protein: MVLSACSSQRLALFFMFFVFFVFFIVRPVLGDPATQQRIDRVCRQMEDYGFCNRTFSENLRGPVDDVGLTLIANDQVLRNASNTYQFIEQLQARTSDPATRAALENCRIGCSQVREAFEQASYYFNKRDYVNMVQVERDAPRGEAFCRPPTTASRLVERKRELRILIAMAVVAGHILAP
- the LOC111798392 gene encoding alkaline/neutral invertase A, mitochondrial-like, translating into MNMIALIDNSSMKASCRLLISCRNSRVFGFSPAKALNTSPHNSCLNFCFKFHSIRQYSSYPFHFSRSQRILDGTQNSSVVSLSYGQSRVIMRSYSYSILPKPKRGLSIIARIASNVRDFSRSIEKHVNDNNFEKIYVQGGLNVKPLVVEKIDKDENIVGEEDSRIEIVSEDVNEENLEGLNNAKVVSSTREKSDIEKEAWRLLRDVVVSYCGSPVGTMAANDPADKQPLNYDQVFIRDFVPSALAFLLNNEGEIVKNFLLHTLQLQSWEKTVDCYSPGQGLMPASFKVRTVPLDGDNFEEVLDPDFGESAIGRVAPVDSGLWWIILLRAYGKITGDYALQERVDVQTGLKMILNLCLTDGFDMFPSLLVTDGSCMIDRRMGIHGHPLEIQALFYSALRCSREMLTVNDGSKNLVRAINNRLSALSFHIREYYWVDMKKINEIYRYKTEEYSMDATNKFNIYPEQIPQWLMDWVPEEGGYFIGNLQPAHMDFRFFTLGNLWSIVSSLGTPKQNEAILNLIDAKWSDLVGHMPLKICYPALEYEEWRIITGSDPKNTPWSYHNGGSWPTLLWQFTLACIKMGRLEMAKKAVAVAEKRIAVDRWPEYYDTRTGKFIGKQSRLYQTWTIAGFLTSKMLVENPELASSLFWEEDYELLEICVCALSKSGRKKCSRGAARSQILV